A genomic segment from Cytophagia bacterium CHB2 encodes:
- the rsmH gene encoding 16S rRNA (cytosine(1402)-N(4))-methyltransferase RsmH, which yields MDLRHAARHHLLGAVSRAAQHLRGFGDRAAVRHDRFSNWLAACRAMGHERVDGLLLDLGVSSLQLDTGERGFSFRADAPLDMRMDRQSGLTAREFLQGLDPPEVARVLRDYGEERLAWPIAKAICRERDAGRLSTTGDLAAICRRAYPRGHQRIDPATRTFQALRIAVNDELGELSRALDDVSQGLNVGGVVCVISFHSLEDRIVKQRFAAWQDAGQASLLKRKPVTADEAEVAANPRASSAKLRALLWGVRRERSAERRSRHHRNEP from the coding sequence ATTGATCTCCGGCATGCAGCGCGGCATCACCTCCTCGGCGCGGTTTCGCGTGCAGCTCAACATCTCCGAGGATTTGGAGATCGTGCCGCTGTCCGCCACGACCGGTTCTCGAACTGGCTGGCGGCCTGCCGCGCTATGGGACATGAGCGCGTAGACGGCCTGCTCCTCGACCTCGGCGTCTCCAGCCTTCAGCTCGACACCGGCGAGCGCGGCTTCAGCTTCCGCGCCGATGCACCGCTGGACATGCGCATGGACCGGCAGAGCGGGCTCACGGCGCGCGAGTTTCTCCAGGGGCTCGATCCTCCGGAAGTGGCCAGGGTGCTGCGCGACTACGGCGAAGAGCGCCTGGCCTGGCCCATCGCCAAGGCCATCTGCCGCGAGCGTGACGCCGGTCGGCTAAGCACCACGGGAGACCTCGCGGCCATCTGCCGCCGCGCCTACCCCCGGGGACATCAGCGCATTGACCCGGCAACACGGACCTTTCAGGCGTTGCGCATTGCCGTCAACGACGAACTGGGCGAGTTGTCCCGCGCGCTGGATGACGTTTCGCAGGGGCTGAACGTCGGCGGCGTGGTATGCGTGATCAGCTTTCACTCGCTGGAAGATCGCATCGTCAAGCAGCGCTTTGCGGCCTGGCAGGATGCGGGGCAGGCAAGTTTGCTCAAGCGAAAGCCCGTAACGGCCGATGAAGCGGAAGTGGCGGCCAACCCTCGGGCTTCGAGCGCAAAGCTGCGCGCGCTGCTCTGGGGTGTGCGCCGCGAACGGTCAGCCGAGCGGCGCAGCCGGCATCATCGGAATGAGCCATGA